The DNA region AAAAACGAGGCCTTCTCTTATACTTTTTTAACACTTTGTATCAAGCAAGAGTTCTTTTAAAACGCTTAATACTGATGGTCAAAGTAATGATTGTAAAAAATAATAAAGAAAAAAAGGGAAACCAAAGATGCTGAAAAGAATTTCCTTTTAATAATATACCACGAATAATTTCTAAATAGAAAGTCATCGGGAATAAATAGCCTAAATAATAAAAGAAGATATGCATTGATACCCGTGGAACAACAAACCCTGATAACAATACACTGGGTACAAGAACGAAAAAAGCCATTTGCATAGCCTGCATTTGATTTTGGGCAATGGTGGAAATCATAATACCTAAGCCCAATGAAGCTAATAAGAAAGATAAAGTCATAATATAAAGTAAGATCATACTGCCTTTGACGGGGATATCAAATAAATATAGACCTATTGATAATGTTAGGGCTACCTGGATGAAACCAACCAAAATATAAGGTATTATCTTACCAATTATTAATTCATAGGTTTTCAAAGGTGTAACCAATAATTGCTCTAAGGTTCCGAATTCTCTTTCTCTCACTAAGGCGATAGAAGTAAGCATAACCATTGTCATTGTAACGACAATACCAATTATTCCGGGAACCATATAGTAAGGACTAACAAAATCAGGGTTGTACCATGGGCGGATTCTAATATCATAAGCTGGTTGATAAATTTGCCCAGTCGCCATGCGGAGCTTTTTTATTAAAATTTTTTGGGAATTAACTTGACCTACGAGTTGAGCGGTACTAATAGCTGAATTAGCGGTCATATTATCGCTGGCATCAACTAGGACTTGAATGGAAGCGCTACGTCCATGCTTGACATTTTCTGAAAAATCAGGAGGGAAAATTATTCCGACCTTTGCTTGACCAGAATCTATTATTTCTGTTACTTCTTGGAAATTATGAGCTATAAATTTTATGTCGTAGTAACTGGTTGAGCTAAAGGAATTAAGCATATCACGACTTTCATGGGTTAAAGATTGATCGAAAACCACTGTTGGTAAGTGTTTAACATCTGTGTTGATTCCATAGCCGAAAATTAACAGTTGAATTATTGGTAAAATAATTAACATAGCTAAAGTCATTCGATCGCGACTCATTTGCAGAAATTCTTTTATTAGCAATGCTCTTAGTCTAGTCATTATTTTTTTTCCTTTCTTGCTTAATTAAATAAACAAAAACATCTTCAAGGGAAGGTGTTATTTCGTTAACAGGAAAGTTATCGATGAAAGTAGGGATTTTTTCTGGACTGCTTAAGATACGTAATTGTTTGCCACGAACATATATTTCGGGATAATTTTCTGTGCGGAGTTTTTCTTGTAAACTAAGAGGTTCGGGGACAGAAATTTGCCAAAGTTTATAAGGAATTAGATTTTTCAACTCTTTAGGACTCCCACTGGCAATTGTAATTCCTTGATGAATAAAAGTTATGTTGTCACAATGTTCAGCTTCATCCATAAAATGTGTGGTGATAAGAATTGTTGTTCCCATTTCTATTAAAGAGTGAATTATATCCCAAAACATTCTACGTGAATTGGGATCAACACCGCTGGTTGGTTCATCTAGAAATAAAATATCAGGTTTGTGTAAAATTGCACAACCTAAAGCTAGACGTTGACGCCAACCACCAGCGAGAGCACTAGTTAGTTCATTTTTAAAAGATTCTACTTGCGCTAAATTAATAATTTCTCTAATTCTTTGCTCAATAATATCTTTTGGCAAACTATAAAGACCGGCATAAAAATTTAAGTTTTCCATAACTGTTAAATCGGGGTGTAAACTGAATTTTTGCGACATATAGCCAATTTTGCTTTTGAGGAAAGGGAGGTTTTTTGTTAAAGATTTACCAAAAATTTCAATGCTACCAGAAGTTGGCGTAAGCACGCCGCATAACATGCGAATAGTTGTAGATTTGCCAGAACCATTGGAACCTAAAAATCCATAAATACTGCCCTTGGTAATCTTTAAATTTAGATTATCTACAGCTGTAAAATCTGAAAATTTTTTTGTTAAAGCTTTGGTTTCTAAAACATACATTAATTTATACTCCTCGTCTTTTGTGTTAAGCTTATAAAAACATCTTCTAGATTTGGGGCTATTGGTTTTAGACAAACAATTTGACAATTATTTTCTTTACAGGCTAAATGAATTTCTTCAATAGTAGAATCAGAATTATTGGAAACGGCGATATGGTAATCTTGTCCGAAAATAGAAATATCAATAATGTTGTTAATAGTAGATAAATTGGGGAAAACACCAATTATTTGTAAAGCTAATAATTGGTTAGGATAGTTTTTTACAAGGTTATCTGGAGTATCACACTCAATTATTTTCCCATTATCAATAAAGGCAATTCTATGGCAAAATTCTGCTTCGTCCATGTAGGGAGTGGAGACTATGATTGTTGTCCCTTGGCGATTTATGTAATGCAAAAGTTGCCAAAATTCTCGCCTGGAAACAGGGTCTACCCCTGTAGTAGGTTCATCAAGAAAAATAATTTCAGGGTTATGAATTAAGGCACTTGCAAGAGCAAGTTTTTGTTTCATTCCGCCAGAAAGTTTTTCGGCAAATCTATCTTTATATTCATACAGACTAGTGAATTCCAAGATTTCTTTCGTTTGATTTTGGATGTTTTTTTGTTTTAGACCATAACAACTTGCTATGAGATTAATGTTTTCTAAAACAGTAAGATTGTTGTATAAACTGAAAGTTTGCGGCACGTAAGCTATTTTTTCTTTTATGCTATTTTCAAGATTGTTTTTTGCAAATTTTACAAAACCACTTTCTGGTTTTAATAAATCTAAAATTATTCTCAGCAATGTTGTTTTACCAGCCCCGTCGGCACCAACTAATCCAAAAATTTCTTGTTTTTTTATAAAGAGATTTATATCACTTAAAACTTTTTTTTGGGAAAAATTCTTATTCAAATTTTTAATTTCGATCATTGGAAAATCACATCCGCAGGCATGCCGGGTTTCAACTTTTCGTCTGTGTTATCAAGCTTTACCTTCACGGCAAACACCATATTTGCGCGTTCATTCTTGGTAATACTTTGTCGAGGAGTAAATTCGGCTTTATCAGAGATTTCCTTGACTATTGCTTGAAAACTTTCTTTCGGAAAAGAGTCAACATTTACAAGAACTTTTTGCCCTAGATAAATTTTACCTAGTTCGTTTGAGGCAATATATACTTTTATCCAGCAATCTTGGAGATTAGCGATTGTTAAAACTGGCGAACCAGCAGTAACATACTCGTTGTTTTCAAAATTACGACTAAGAACAACCCCGTCAAGGTTACTTGTTAAAATAGAGTCTGCAAGAACACTTTTATTTGCAGCCAGGATTGCTTTTAGTTTTTCTGTCTCAGCTTTTTGAGCAGTGATTTGTTCAGGTCGAGCACCTTCCTGCAAAAGCTCTAATTGGGCACGAGCGTTGTTTGCATTATTTAAAGCGACATCATAATTTTTTTGGATAAGGTCTAATTGTTGCTTAGAAATAGCACGTTGCTCATAGAGTTGTCGATATCTTATCAAATCAGTAGTAGCTACTTCTAATACAGCCAAATTACTATTTAATACAGAACTACTAGCTTTTATCTCTTGTGGACGGGGGCCGTTAAGTAAATCTTGTAGTTTAGCTTCACTTTGCTGTAACGCATAACGATCGGCCTTTAATTGTTCGGTTAAATCTTGACGTTCAATTTCAAATAGTATATCAGTAGTTTTAACTCTAGAACCAGTATCGATACTTAAGTTGCGAATATAACCACTTAGGCGTGGAGTTACCTCTAACTTGGTAATTTCGACTGTACCAGTAGCCATAAGCGAGGCGCTGTCATTGTAGGTTGATTTAAAAAAAATAAAAAGTAAAATGCTACAAGCACAAAAAAAGATAATTATAATAGTTTTTTTTGTTGGCATAGAATAACACCCTTTCATATAAGGATATAGGCACAATTTTTTGATTTCTTTAAATAAATAATATACCTTATATGGTATATTTGCAACACTAGAACATATATTGTTAAGCTGAAAAAATAAGCTACTTGAAATGCTTGACAAGTTTTCGTTTAGATAATAAAATAGCTAAACGTATGATGAGAAATAAAAAAGGGGGGTGTAAGTGTGCCACAGATAATAGTTAAAAATGTGAAAAAAGACGAATTAGAAAGTATTGCCGATTTAATGTTGTTTAATTTATCAAAAATAATTGGTTGTGAGCTAGATACACTCAGCTTGGAGTTAATAGAGAGTGCTTTCATAAATGTTAAGTACCCAATAATTCAAATTAATTGGTTTGCAAGACCAAAGAACATACAAGATGCGGTAGCTGAGGAAATTGATGGCTTTTTAAGAAGGTTAGGTTATAAACAACGAGATGTTTTTTTTATCGTTTTAGAGAAAGAAAGATACTACGACAATGGAGTTCATTATTAAAAAATAATTGGATATAAATATTAGGAGATTTGTATGATAATACCAAAGGTAGTTGCTGTGCATGATTTATCATGTTATGGAAGGTGTTCATTGAGCGTTATAATACCAATATTGTCAAATTTGCAAGTGCAAGTATGCCCTTTGCCGACAACAATTTTGAGTTCGCATTTAGGGGGATATAAAAATATTGCGGCAGTAGATTTAACTGACAAACTGGAGGAAATAGACAGGAATTGGCAAAATGAAGGACTGGAGTTTGATTGTTTATACTCTGGCTATCTAGCATCGCCAGAGCAAATTGAAATTGTTGATACCATTTTTAAGAAAGCTAAGGGTAATGTTCTAAAAGTAATTGATCCAGTAATGGGTGATCACGGCAAGTTGTATTCTAAATATACGGAAGAAATGCAGTTGGAAATGAGAAAATTTATTTTAAATGCCGATATAATTACTCCAAATTATACGGAAGCTTGTTTTTTATTGGGAGAACCATATCAAGAAGTACAAGAAAATTTAGAAACCATTTATGAATATTTGTTGCGTTTAGCGGCATGGGGAATTAAAAACGTAATAATAACGGGAGTTAATTTAGCTAGTGGACAAATCGCCAATGTAGGATATAATAGTGATGAGGAGATATTTTTCGTGAACAAATCTCCGAAAATTCCTGTTCATTACCCAGGTACTGGCGATGTATTTACAAGTGTTTTACTTGGTTATTTATTATTAGGCAATGATATTAGCATAGCGTTGCAGAAAGCGACAGATTTTGTTTATAAATGTATTGAAAAAACATATGAACAGCAAACTCCTATACGTGAAGGGATACTATTGGAAGCATTAATAATGGAAATTTAAGTGCAATTATAACCAGAAGAAGAGGAATAAATATGTTAAGAACAAAAGACATTGTGTTAATTGGAATGCTAGCAGGTGTATGTGTTGTAGCAACTTTTATAAAGGTTCCTTTTGGAACAGGGGCAATGGTACATTTGGGTACGGCCTTTATTTTTACTTGCGCAAGCCTTTTTGGAGGATTATATGCTGGTTTGGCGGCAGCTATAGGTACGGCAATGTTTGATTTGTTAATGGGGTTTTCACCTTATACGCTTTGGTCTTTTTTTATAAAAGGTGGAGCTGGATTTATTGCAGGTTATATAATAAAAGGTGTTTATCCTTGGAATATTCGTTATAAAAATGGTTTAATTTTAAAAATTATGGCTTATCTAACTGCTTCAATCTGGACACTGTTTGGGTATATTCTTGCTTGGTGGCAGGTTATTGGAAGTCTTAATGTAGCTTTAGCAAATGTGCCAGCTAGCTTAATGAGCAGTACCGTAGGGATTATTGTCGCCTTGTTTTTGGTGCCAGTATTAGAAAGAGTGTTACCTAAAAATTTATATAAATAATGATTTAACTAGGGGTGCTTTATGCTGAGAGAGTAATTACTCAACCCTTGAACCTGATGTGGTTAGGACCACCGTAGGGAAGTTAGCAATGATTTAAGTTTAACTTAGAGTCTAGCACCCTACTTTTTGTGAGTGGGGTGTTTTTTATTTTATATTTTATTAAAGGAGTGAGATTATGACGCAATTGCAAGCTGCCAAAAAAGGAATTATTACTAAGGAATTGAGCTATGTTGCTGAACAAGAAGGAATTAAAGTTGAAAACCTATTGTCTCTAGTGGCTAAAGGGAAGGTAGTTATACCGGCAAATATTAATCACAGTAATTTAAGAGCAAGTGGGATAGGTGAAGGGTTAAAGACAAAAGTAAATGTTAATTTAGGGATATCTAATGATTGTGCCGATTGGGACTTGGAATTGGAAAAAGCTAAGGTGGCTATAACAATGCAGGCAAATGCGATTATGGATCTAAGTTGTTATGGTAAAACGCAAGTTTTCAGAAAAAAACTATTAGAAATTTCTCCGGTGCCAATAGGTACAGTCCCTATGTATGATGCTATAGGTTTATTAGATAAGGATTTGCAAGATATAACGACAGATGAATTTTTTCAAGTAGTAGAGACACATGCTCAAGATGGTGTTGATTTCATGACAATTCATTGTGGGATAAATAAGGCTACTGCTCAAAAAGTAAAAGATAATAAGCGATTGACTAATATAGTTTCGCGGGGAGGGTCTATATTATTTGCTTGGATGGAATTAAATGATCGCGAAAACCCTTTTTTTGCTGAATATGATCGATTGCTTGATATTTGCGCAAAGTATGATGTGACTTTAAGTTTGGGGGATGCTTGTAGACCAGGAAGCATAGCTGATTCTACAGATGCCGCTCAAATAGAAGAATTAATTGTTTTGGGAGAATTAACTAAACGTGCATGGGAAAAAGGCGTTCAAGTGATGATAGAAGGCCCAGGACACATGGCTTTAAATGAAGTGGCACCAAATATGCTTATTGCCAAAAAATTATGTCACGGAGCTCCCTTGTACGTTTTAGGACCAATAGTGACTGATGTTGCTCCCGGATATGATCATATTACAAGTGCGATAGGCGGGGCTATAGCTGCTAGCAGTGGAGCTGATTTTTTATGTTTTGTTACGCCAGCAGAACATTTACGTTTACCTGACTTGCAAGATATGAAGGATGGAATTGTAGCTGCGAGAATTGCCGCTCATGCTGGTGATATTGCGAAAAATTTGCCAAATGCTAGAAACTGGGATAATGAGATGAGTAAGGCACGTGCGGATGTGGATTTTGAAAAAATGATTCAACTGGCGATGGATCCGGAAAAAGCCAAACGATATCGTGAAAGTTCTTTGCCAGGACATAAAGATACTTGTACAATGTGTGGGAAAATGTGTCCGATGCGCAATATGAAAAAAGTTTTAGGTGGAGAAAAATTAAATTTGCATAAATAAAACTAGAAAAACAGAAATAACCCTACTAAAGCAATTGTAGTAGGGTTATTTCTGTTTTTTGAACGGATAAAATTAATTATGCGGCTTGTCAGACCACTCTTCTCGAATTTTATTAATTTCAAGATTGTTTTCTAAGAATAAATCAACTAAATGGGGATCGAAGATTTTCCCGCGTTCGTTAACTAAGTAAATTAATGCATCTTCAGGAAGCCAAGCTTTTTTGTAAGGACGGTTGCTACAAAGCGCGTCATATACATCAGCAATAGCAGTAATGCGAGCAAAAATACTGATCTCATCACTTTTTTTTCCGTTGGGATAACCCGTGCCATCCCAACGTTCGTGATGTTCTAAAGCAACTAGGGAAGCATATTTCAGCATTTGTCTTTCCGCATTTTTAAAAATATCATATCCGATTTGTGTATGTGTTTTCATGATTTCAAATTCTTTAGGACTGAGTTTTGCTGGTTTTTGCAAGATTGCTTCAGAAATTGCTATTTTACCAACATCGTGCATTGGAGAAACTATTGTCAAAGCTTGCAGTTCTTCGTTGCTTAATCCATAGGCCTTGCCCAATACGGCAGAAATTTTGGCAACTCGACGCACGTGATTGGCTGTTTCATGAGAACGTGTTTCGATTACATCGCCTAAACGAGAAATTAAATCCTTTTGAGTTTCGATTATTTCGGTGCTTAAGTGGCTGATTTCTTGATTCTTTTTGTTAATATTTTGTTTTTGATTTATTATTATCAACAATAAGATTATTAAAAGTAATAGTACGCTAATTATACTTGAAAAAAACAGTATAATTTCTTTATTTTTTTGGAAATAAGTTTCAGGCTTATTAATAAATAGCGCATTGTTAGGAGTGTAATTAATATTATATTTTTGCATAATATTATAATCAAAAATATAATGTTGGTTTTCGCCATTATCATAAATAATTGTTGGCAGATTTTTGCCAGCCCACAAATCTAGGACAGTTTGGGCGGCACTTTCACCATATTTACTAGAAGAAGCTAAGTATCCGCCGATTACTCCTGAACCAAGATAAAACTCCCAGAGGCTATAAACCGGGTTTTTTGAATTCTTGAGAATAAATCTAGGAACCTCATCATAAAGAAAATTTCTGCCATCAGGAGAAGTAGAATAAAGAATAAAGAAAAAAATATTATGCTCATCAGCAGAATTTACAATATCACGCAGAGTCTCTGGAGTTTCTTGAAAATAATGATTGTGTTTTAGCGCTGGATAATTAGCACCAATAAGCTTGACAATATCGCGTTTTACTTCTCTACTTGTCGTGGTATTATCATAAATAAAATTTAAGGTAGAGATATTTTTTCCCATATTTTGTTTTAAAGCAAGATCAATTGTTTTTTCATAATTTGGTCGTTCTTCAATTAAAATTAAACCAGGGATACCATCAGGATATATATTAATAGAATTGATACCAGTGGCGACGACATGTTTTGTGGGACCCCAAATTTTTTGCCCATATATTTGATAAAAATTTAAGGCATCATCATCGCAGAGAATTATGGCATCAAAGTGTTCTTGTTTATATTTTTCGGCGAAAACTATAAACAGTGAATGGAAATACTCAGGGGTGAAGAACTTCTTTGTATCGAGAAATTCGTAGTTTATGCTTATATTCGCAGATGAGTTTTTGAAAATCTTTAAAATTCCTTCTTCTAAAGCACGTGTATGAATATAGTCACGATTATAAGAT from Succinispira mobilis DSM 6222 includes:
- a CDS encoding ABC transporter permease produces the protein MTRLRALLIKEFLQMSRDRMTLAMLIILPIIQLLIFGYGINTDVKHLPTVVFDQSLTHESRDMLNSFSSTSYYDIKFIAHNFQEVTEIIDSGQAKVGIIFPPDFSENVKHGRSASIQVLVDASDNMTANSAISTAQLVGQVNSQKILIKKLRMATGQIYQPAYDIRIRPWYNPDFVSPYYMVPGIIGIVVTMTMVMLTSIALVREREFGTLEQLLVTPLKTYELIIGKIIPYILVGFIQVALTLSIGLYLFDIPVKGSMILLYIMTLSFLLASLGLGIMISTIAQNQMQAMQMAFFVLVPSVLLSGFVVPRVSMHIFFYYLGYLFPMTFYLEIIRGILLKGNSFQHLWFPFFSLLFFTIITLTISIKRFKRTLA
- a CDS encoding ABC transporter ATP-binding protein, producing the protein MYVLETKALTKKFSDFTAVDNLNLKITKGSIYGFLGSNGSGKSTTIRMLCGVLTPTSGSIEIFGKSLTKNLPFLKSKIGYMSQKFSLHPDLTVMENLNFYAGLYSLPKDIIEQRIREIINLAQVESFKNELTSALAGGWRQRLALGCAILHKPDILFLDEPTSGVDPNSRRMFWDIIHSLIEMGTTILITTHFMDEAEHCDNITFIHQGITIASGSPKELKNLIPYKLWQISVPEPLSLQEKLRTENYPEIYVRGKQLRILSSPEKIPTFIDNFPVNEITPSLEDVFVYLIKQERKKNND
- a CDS encoding ABC transporter ATP-binding protein; protein product: MIEIKNLNKNFSQKKVLSDINLFIKKQEIFGLVGADGAGKTTLLRIILDLLKPESGFVKFAKNNLENSIKEKIAYVPQTFSLYNNLTVLENINLIASCYGLKQKNIQNQTKEILEFTSLYEYKDRFAEKLSGGMKQKLALASALIHNPEIIFLDEPTTGVDPVSRREFWQLLHYINRQGTTIIVSTPYMDEAEFCHRIAFIDNGKIIECDTPDNLVKNYPNQLLALQIIGVFPNLSTINNIIDISIFGQDYHIAVSNNSDSTIEEIHLACKENNCQIVCLKPIAPNLEDVFISLTQKTRSIN
- a CDS encoding HlyD family secretion protein — translated: MATGTVEITKLEVTPRLSGYIRNLSIDTGSRVKTTDILFEIERQDLTEQLKADRYALQQSEAKLQDLLNGPRPQEIKASSSVLNSNLAVLEVATTDLIRYRQLYEQRAISKQQLDLIQKNYDVALNNANNARAQLELLQEGARPEQITAQKAETEKLKAILAANKSVLADSILTSNLDGVVLSRNFENNEYVTAGSPVLTIANLQDCWIKVYIASNELGKIYLGQKVLVNVDSFPKESFQAIVKEISDKAEFTPRQSITKNERANMVFAVKVKLDNTDEKLKPGMPADVIFQ
- a CDS encoding DUF1904 family protein, yielding MPQIIVKNVKKDELESIADLMLFNLSKIIGCELDTLSLELIESAFINVKYPIIQINWFARPKNIQDAVAEEIDGFLRRLGYKQRDVFFIVLEKERYYDNGVHY
- a CDS encoding pyridoxamine kinase, translating into MIIPKVVAVHDLSCYGRCSLSVIIPILSNLQVQVCPLPTTILSSHLGGYKNIAAVDLTDKLEEIDRNWQNEGLEFDCLYSGYLASPEQIEIVDTIFKKAKGNVLKVIDPVMGDHGKLYSKYTEEMQLEMRKFILNADIITPNYTEACFLLGEPYQEVQENLETIYEYLLRLAAWGIKNVIITGVNLASGQIANVGYNSDEEIFFVNKSPKIPVHYPGTGDVFTSVLLGYLLLGNDISIALQKATDFVYKCIEKTYEQQTPIREGILLEALIMEI
- a CDS encoding ECF transporter S component: MLRTKDIVLIGMLAGVCVVATFIKVPFGTGAMVHLGTAFIFTCASLFGGLYAGLAAAIGTAMFDLLMGFSPYTLWSFFIKGGAGFIAGYIIKGVYPWNIRYKNGLILKIMAYLTASIWTLFGYILAWWQVIGSLNVALANVPASLMSSTVGIIVALFLVPVLERVLPKNLYK
- the thiC gene encoding phosphomethylpyrimidine synthase ThiC, whose translation is MTQLQAAKKGIITKELSYVAEQEGIKVENLLSLVAKGKVVIPANINHSNLRASGIGEGLKTKVNVNLGISNDCADWDLELEKAKVAITMQANAIMDLSCYGKTQVFRKKLLEISPVPIGTVPMYDAIGLLDKDLQDITTDEFFQVVETHAQDGVDFMTIHCGINKATAQKVKDNKRLTNIVSRGGSILFAWMELNDRENPFFAEYDRLLDICAKYDVTLSLGDACRPGSIADSTDAAQIEELIVLGELTKRAWEKGVQVMIEGPGHMALNEVAPNMLIAKKLCHGAPLYVLGPIVTDVAPGYDHITSAIGGAIAASSGADFLCFVTPAEHLRLPDLQDMKDGIVAARIAAHAGDIAKNLPNARNWDNEMSKARADVDFEKMIQLAMDPEKAKRYRESSLPGHKDTCTMCGKMCPMRNMKKVLGGEKLNLHK
- a CDS encoding HD domain-containing phosphohydrolase, giving the protein MIQSYNRDYIHTRALEEGILKIFKNSSANISINYEFLDTKKFFTPEYFHSLFIVFAEKYKQEHFDAIILCDDDALNFYQIYGQKIWGPTKHVVATGINSINIYPDGIPGLILIEERPNYEKTIDLALKQNMGKNISTLNFIYDNTTTSREVKRDIVKLIGANYPALKHNHYFQETPETLRDIVNSADEHNIFFFILYSTSPDGRNFLYDEVPRFILKNSKNPVYSLWEFYLGSGVIGGYLASSSKYGESAAQTVLDLWAGKNLPTIIYDNGENQHYIFDYNIMQKYNINYTPNNALFINKPETYFQKNKEIILFFSSIISVLLLLIILLLIIINQKQNINKKNQEISHLSTEIIETQKDLISRLGDVIETRSHETANHVRRVAKISAVLGKAYGLSNEELQALTIVSPMHDVGKIAISEAILQKPAKLSPKEFEIMKTHTQIGYDIFKNAERQMLKYASLVALEHHERWDGTGYPNGKKSDEISIFARITAIADVYDALCSNRPYKKAWLPEDALIYLVNERGKIFDPHLVDLFLENNLEINKIREEWSDKPHN